A single Dreissena polymorpha isolate Duluth1 chromosome 14, UMN_Dpol_1.0, whole genome shotgun sequence DNA region contains:
- the LOC127859068 gene encoding proteasome subunit beta type-4-like: MESLLPTELWRNGPQPGSLYNFPGGKIAGHNEPVKRTMYPIVTGTSVLGLKFKDGVVLAADKLGSYGSMAKFRDLTRLLKVNDQTVVGAGGDYADYQFLTEIIEQRVIEEECLNDGFGYTPSSLFSWLTRVMYNRRSNINPLWNTYVVAGWQKGEGFLGYVDKIGTAYQAPTIATGYGAYIAQPLLREALEKNPNMTAEQAAEQLDRCLKVLYYRDARSLNKYDLAIITKDGVEIRSSIVSKTNWEIAHMIKGYE, translated from the exons ATGGAGTCTCTGTTGCCGACAGAATTATGGAGAAATGGACCGCAACCGGGTTCATTGTATAATTTTCCGGGTGGAAAAATCGCAGGGCACAATGAACCAGTGAAAAGAACAAT GTACCCCATTGTGACAGGCACGTCTGTTCTTGGCCTGAAGTTTAAGGATGGGGTGGTACTCGCTGCAGACAAACTGGGTTCTTATGGCTCCATGGCAAAATTCAGAGATCTGACCAGGTTATTGAAG GTCAACGACCAGACAGTGGTGGGGGCTGGCGGAGATTATGCTGACTATCAGTTCCTCACTGAAATAATTGAACAGAGAGT TATCGAGGAAGAGTGTCTCAATGACGGGTTTGGGTACACGCCAAGCAGTCTGTTCAGCTGGCTGACGAGGGTCATGTACAATAGGCGCTCCAACATCAACCCACTCTGGAACACCTACGTGGTGGCAGGCTGGCAGAAGGGGGAAGG GTTTCTAGGGTACGTGGACAAGATAGGTACAGCTTACCAAGCACCAACCATAGCCACGGGATATGGAGCATATATAGCACAG CCATTGCTGCGAGAAGCCCTGGAGAAGAATCCCAACATGACAGCAGAGCAGGCTGCAGAACAGCTGGACAGGTGCCTCAAGGTGCTCTACTACAGGGACGCCAGGTCACTCAACAAG TATGACCTGGCCATCATTACCAAGGACGGTGTTGAGATCCGCTCTTCAATAGTCTCCAAGACCAACTGGGAAATAGCACACATGATCAA GGGCTACGAGTAA